One Gymnogyps californianus isolate 813 chromosome 11, ASM1813914v2, whole genome shotgun sequence genomic window carries:
- the STARD5 gene encoding stAR-related lipid transfer protein 5, with product MDYAGLAEAAAEKMGLYRRDPGGWRGCRRTSEVSVSWRPSAEFAGNVYRGEGVLPASPRDVWECIKPVAGGPRTKWDHNVKDFEVVEAVSDTVSVCRTTTPSAFMRIISPREFVDVVLMKQYEDGTMLSAATNVEHPLCPPQPNFVRGFNYPCGCFCIPLPGEPDRTQLLSFFQTDLGGYLPQTVVDSFFPASIAGFYSNLTKAVKALKA from the exons ATGGACTACGCGGGGCTCGCCGAGGCGGCGGCCGAGAAGATGGGGCTCTATCGGCGGGATCCCGGCGGCTGGCGGGGCTGCCGGCGCACG AGCGAGGTGTCGGTCTCTTGGAGACCCTCCGCGGAGTTCGCCGGCAACGT GTATAGGGGAGAGGGGgtcctgcctgccagcccccgGGATGTCTGGGAATGCATAAAGCCGGTGGCCGGCGGGCCCAGGACCAAGTGGGACCACAACGTGAAGGATTTCGAGGTCGTCGAAGCCGTCAGCGAT ACTGTCTCTGTATGCAGAACCACAACTCCTTCAGCTTTCATGAGGATTATTTCACCAAGAGAATTTGTAGATGTGGTACTAATGAAGCAATATGAAGATGGGACGATGCTATCTGCTG CCACCAATGTGGAACACCCACTGTGTCCTCCTCAACCAAATTTCGTGAGAGGTTTTAATTATCCCTGTGGCTGTTTCTGTATACCTCTCCCAGG GGAGCCAGACAGGACTCAACTCCTTAGTTTCTTTCAGACTGATCTTGGTGGCTATCTTCCCCAGACGGTGGTGGATTCCTTCTTTCCAGCTAGCATAGCTGGATTTTACAGTAACCTGACCAAAGCTGTTAAGGCATTAAAAGCATGA